In one window of Aphidius gifuensis isolate YNYX2018 linkage group LG4, ASM1490517v1, whole genome shotgun sequence DNA:
- the LOC122854784 gene encoding 26S proteasome regulatory subunit 4 has protein sequence MGQNQSGPGGAGGEKKDDKDKKKKYEPPIPTRVGKKKRRTKGPDVALKLPQVTPHTRCRLKLLKLERIKDYLLMEEEFIRNQERLKPQEEKNEEERSKVDDLRGTPMSVGTLEEIIDDNHAIVSTSVGSEHYVSILSFVDKDQLEPGCSVLLNHKVHAVVGVLGDDTDPMVTVMKLEKAPQETYADIGGLDTQIQEIKESVELPLTHPEYYEEMGIKPPKGVILYGPPGTGKTLLAKAVANQTSATFLRVVGSELIQKYLGDGPKLVRELFRVAEEHAPSIVFIDEIDAVGTKRYDSNSGGEREIQRTMLELLNQLDGFDSRGDVKVVMATNRIETLDPALIRPGRIDRKIEFPLPDEKTKRRIFNIHTSKMTLAPDVNLAELIMSKDDLSGADIKAICTEAGLMALRERRMKVTNDDFKKSKESVLYRKKEGSPEGLYL, from the exons ATG GGTCAAAACCAGTCTGGTCCTGGTGGAGCTGgaggtgaaaaaaaagatgataaagaTAAGAAGAAGAAATACGAACCACCAATACCAACTCGTGTTGGAAAAAAGAAGCGTCGTACAAAGGGTCCTGATGTTGCATTGAAGCTTCCTCAAGTAACACCACATACAAGATGTCGATTGAAGCttttaaaattagaaagaatcaaggattatttattgatggaaGAAGAATTCATCAGAAATCAAGAACGTCTAAAAccacaagaagaaaaaaatgaagaagaaaGATCAAAAGTTGATGATTTACGTGGTACACCAATGTCTGTTGGTACACTTGaagaaattattgatgataatcatgCAATTGTATCAACATCTGTTGGATCAGAGCATTAtgtttcaatattatcatttgttgacAAAGATCAACTTGAACCTGGTTGTTCTGTTTTACTTAATCATAAAGTTCATGCTGTTGTTGGTGTACTTGGTGATGATACAGATCCAATGGTAACTGTTATGAAACTTGAAAAAGCACCTCAAGAAACTTATGCTGATATTggag gtTTGGATACTcaaattcaagaaataaaagagTCTGTAGAATTGCCATTAACTCATCCAGAGTACTATGAAGAAATGGGTATTAAACCACCAAAAGGTGTTATTCTTTATGGTCCACCAGGTACAGGTAAAACATTACTTGCAAAAGCAGTTGCTAATCAAACATCAGCAACATTTCTTCGTGTTGTTGGCTctgaattaattcaaaaatatcttGGTGATGGTCCAAAACTTGTACGTGAATTATTTCGAGTTGCTGAAGAGCATGCAccatcaattgtttttattgatgaaattgatgCTGTTGGAACAAAACGTTATGACAGTAATAGCGGTGGTGAACGTGAAATACAACGTACAATGTtggaattattaaatcaacttgATGGTTTTGATTCACGTGGTGATGTTAAAGTTGTTATGGCTACAAATAGAATTGAAACACTTGATCCAGCATTAATTCGTCCTGGTCGTATTGATCGTAAAATTGAATTTCCATTGCCTgatgaaaaaactaaaagacgtatatttaatattcatactAGTAAAATGACACTTGCACCAGATGTTAATCTTGCTGAATTAATTATGTCTAAAGATGATTTATCTGGTGCTGATATTAAGGCTATATGTACTGAGGCTGGTCTTATGGCATTACGTGAACGTCGTATGAAAGTTacaaatgatgattttaaaaaatcaaaagaaagtGTACTTTACAGAAAAAAAGAAGGTTCACCAGAAGGTctttatttgtaa
- the LOC122854786 gene encoding uncharacterized protein LOC122854786: protein MDHNSDDESLELGSKSWNRIFTAAIKTGYREGVEEGSSTVLQSDFDIGYVDGFKIAFILGKYKAIANLYLKDTQHPQEIIDILNTTKRGACYICKLEQNSENLDPQAIELHKEHTTKILNKLYDYFLPLLKNKNIDLAKMNIEKNI, encoded by the exons ATGGATCATAATTCTGATGATGAAAGCCTGGAGCTTGGTTCCAAATCATGGAACAGAATATTTACTGCTGCAATTAAA acagGCTATAGAGAAGGAGTAGAAGAAGGATCAAGTACAGTACTTCAATCAGACTTTGACATTGGTTACGTAGATGGTTTTAAAATTGCATTTATCCTTGGAAAATACAAAGCCATTGCAAATCTTTATCTAAAAGACACTCAACATCCTcaagaaataattgatatattaaacACAACAAAACGAGGAGCatgttatatttgtaaattggagcaaaattctgaaaatttgGATCCACAAGCTATTGAACTTCATAAAGAACACACTACcaaaattctaaataaattgtacgattattttttacctctgttaaaaaacaaaaatattgatcTAGCAAAAATgaacatagaaaaaaatatataa